From a single Streptomyces sp. 1331.2 genomic region:
- a CDS encoding TadA family conjugal transfer-associated ATPase, producing the protein MVRLRRTVLRSGEPGAGGGAREHRLLRSVPPPGGPPEAGHGPCPYGRTAREQRSAALVDAVRLRLAESGAAPTAGSVAAALRANRPPLGGDEVLDTVRSLRAELVGAGPLDRLLAAPDVTDVLVNGPEEVWVDRGGGLHRAAGVRFADAEEVRRLAHRLATAAGRRLDDARPWVDARLPDGTRLHAVLPPIAAGCTHISLRVWRPKPFTLDELVAGGALPPEGAELLAGIVRARLSLLVSGGTGSGKTTLLAALLGLVGSDERIVVAEDSAELRPAHPHVVRLQSRPPNQEGLGEFTLRDLVRQALRMRPDRLVIGEVRGAEVSDLLAALNTGHEGGCGTVHANTAADVPVRLEALGSLAGLDRPALHSQLRAALDVVVHLVRDPGSGRRRVAEIHTLAGDRDGLAVTTPSVAFPPKGGLVRGAGWARLVGLLAARGVALGAGAS; encoded by the coding sequence ATGGTCCGTCTGCGCAGAACAGTCCTTCGGAGCGGCGAGCCCGGTGCGGGCGGCGGTGCGCGGGAGCACCGGCTGCTCAGGAGCGTGCCGCCGCCGGGAGGCCCGCCGGAGGCCGGGCACGGGCCCTGCCCGTACGGCCGGACGGCCCGCGAACAGCGGTCGGCGGCCCTGGTGGACGCGGTGCGGTTGCGGCTGGCCGAGTCGGGGGCGGCCCCGACGGCGGGCTCGGTCGCGGCGGCGCTGCGGGCCAACCGCCCGCCGCTCGGCGGGGACGAGGTCCTGGACACCGTGCGCTCGTTGCGCGCCGAACTGGTGGGTGCGGGCCCGCTGGACCGGCTGCTAGCGGCGCCCGACGTCACGGACGTCCTGGTGAACGGTCCGGAGGAGGTGTGGGTCGACCGTGGCGGCGGCCTGCACCGGGCCGCCGGAGTCCGGTTCGCCGACGCCGAGGAGGTGCGGCGGCTGGCCCACCGGCTGGCCACCGCGGCCGGGCGACGGTTGGACGACGCCCGCCCCTGGGTGGACGCCCGACTGCCCGACGGCACCCGGCTGCACGCCGTGCTGCCGCCGATCGCGGCGGGTTGCACGCACATCTCGCTGCGGGTCTGGCGGCCCAAGCCGTTCACGCTCGACGAGTTGGTGGCGGGCGGGGCGCTGCCGCCGGAGGGCGCCGAGCTGCTGGCCGGCATCGTGCGGGCGCGGCTGTCGCTGCTGGTCTCCGGCGGGACGGGCTCGGGCAAGACCACCTTGCTCGCGGCGCTGCTCGGCCTGGTCGGGTCGGACGAACGGATCGTGGTCGCCGAGGACTCCGCGGAGCTGCGGCCGGCCCATCCACACGTGGTGCGGCTGCAGAGCCGCCCGCCCAACCAAGAGGGCCTGGGCGAGTTCACCCTTCGGGACCTCGTCCGCCAGGCGCTGCGGATGCGCCCGGACCGGCTGGTGATCGGGGAGGTCCGCGGGGCCGAAGTGTCGGACCTGCTGGCGGCGTTGAACACCGGGCACGAGGGCGGCTGCGGCACCGTCCACGCCAACACTGCGGCGGACGTGCCGGTCCGGCTGGAGGCCCTGGGGTCGCTCGCGGGGCTCGACCGGCCGGCCCTGCACAGCCAACTGCGGGCCGCGCTCGACGTGGTGGTGCACCTGGTCCGGGATCCGGGCTCGGGGCGGCGCCGGGTGGCGGAGATCCACACGCTGGCCGGGGACCGCGACGGGCTGGCGGTTACCACGCCCTCGGTGGCCTTCCCGCCGAAGGGCGGCCTGGTGCGCGGGGCGGGCTGGGCGCGGCTGGTCGGGCTGTTGGCGGCACGTGGTGTGGCGCTCGGGGCGGGGGCGTCGTGA
- a CDS encoding type II secretion system F family protein gives MQDQIAFCWALALCLAAVAGWRAVQERLPGGWRSRLVLAGGGPPLRGPGPEPEPESVRWGRRRGRLPEALVPELLLLPVGLVAGQATTSPVPVLAAALAVPPLRRWRLRRRRAAEAGRRAAAVVELCAGLAGELRSGATPEQALHLVTARLAADRDGLRRLGEEPVARLAAGRYGGDVSAAFHLLAELPGGSGAAAIAACWRVAADSGAGLAAALDRVAEALRGERALAEEIAGELAGPRATIAVLAALPAAGLLLGAALGARPLDVLLHTPVGLGCLAAGAALEGLGVLWTARIVRSAARGALEDPRARLQAPTGGAASGHARRRVVPARRRARDGTVAPLRAEEAGCGLSRVRLRARVLAARAVAR, from the coding sequence ATGCAGGATCAGATCGCGTTCTGTTGGGCCCTGGCGCTCTGCCTGGCGGCCGTCGCCGGGTGGCGTGCGGTGCAGGAGCGGCTGCCGGGAGGATGGCGCTCCAGACTGGTGCTCGCGGGCGGTGGGCCGCCGCTGCGGGGGCCCGGCCCCGAGCCGGAGCCGGAGTCGGTGAGGTGGGGCCGGCGGCGGGGCCGGCTGCCGGAGGCCTTGGTGCCCGAACTGCTACTCCTGCCGGTGGGGTTGGTGGCCGGGCAGGCCACCACCTCGCCGGTGCCGGTACTGGCGGCGGCGCTGGCCGTCCCGCCGCTGCGCAGGTGGCGGCTGCGGCGGCGCAGGGCCGCGGAGGCCGGGCGGCGGGCTGCCGCTGTCGTGGAGCTCTGCGCCGGGCTGGCCGGGGAGTTGCGCAGCGGGGCGACGCCGGAGCAGGCGCTGCACCTGGTCACGGCGAGGCTGGCCGCCGACCGGGACGGGCTGCGCAGGCTCGGTGAGGAGCCGGTGGCACGGCTCGCGGCGGGCCGCTACGGCGGGGACGTGTCGGCCGCGTTCCACCTGCTGGCCGAACTGCCGGGCGGGAGCGGGGCGGCAGCCATCGCGGCCTGCTGGCGGGTCGCCGCCGACAGCGGGGCGGGGCTCGCCGCCGCGCTGGACCGGGTCGCCGAGGCGCTGCGCGGGGAGCGGGCCTTGGCGGAGGAGATCGCCGGCGAGCTGGCCGGGCCGCGGGCGACGATCGCCGTCCTCGCCGCGCTGCCGGCCGCCGGGCTGCTCCTCGGCGCCGCGCTCGGGGCCCGCCCGCTGGACGTCCTGCTGCACACGCCCGTCGGGCTGGGCTGCCTCGCGGCTGGGGCTGCCCTGGAGGGGCTGGGAGTGCTCTGGACGGCGCGCATCGTGCGGTCGGCCGCCCGGGGCGCGCTGGAGGATCCTCGGGCCCGTCTTCAAGCCCCCACCGGCGGGGCGGCGTCGGGGCATGCGCGGCGCCGCGTTGTCCCCGCGCGCCGTCGGGCGCGCGACGGCACGGTGGCCCCGCTGCGGGCCGAGGAGGCGGGATGTGGGCTCTCGCGGGTGCGGCTGCGGGCCAGGGTGCTCGCGGCGAGGGCGGTGGCACGGTGA
- a CDS encoding type II secretion system F family protein, with product MVPVLAAVAVRVSELARGRARRRRAFAGARGRAEQQKRAGPVSAGVGRRRQAALAAGAGLATALLVGGGTGLVVGALVAVGAHRRLARAQTPQDRRAAREEELLVRQLPLSAELLAACLGSAALPSEAVSEVGRSVDAPMGPRLVAIGAELALGAPPELCWTRLGERHPALAPLGRCLIRTSVGGAPAAGLLIGLAQEQRAAAARAAHARVRRAAVLATAPLGLCFLPAFVLIGVVPVVVGLTSGFARAM from the coding sequence GTGGTTCCGGTCCTGGCGGCCGTGGCGGTGCGGGTGTCGGAGCTGGCGCGCGGCCGGGCGAGGCGACGGCGGGCGTTCGCCGGGGCCCGTGGGCGAGCGGAGCAGCAGAAGCGGGCGGGGCCTGTGTCGGCGGGCGTCGGCCGTCGGCGGCAGGCGGCCCTGGCCGCCGGCGCCGGGCTCGCGACGGCCCTGCTGGTCGGTGGCGGCACCGGGTTGGTCGTCGGGGCGCTGGTGGCTGTGGGGGCCCATCGCCGGCTGGCGAGGGCGCAGACACCACAGGACCGTCGGGCGGCCCGGGAGGAGGAGCTGCTCGTCAGGCAACTCCCGCTGAGTGCCGAGCTGTTGGCGGCTTGCCTCGGGTCCGCGGCGCTGCCCTCCGAGGCGGTGTCGGAGGTGGGCCGCAGTGTGGACGCGCCGATGGGGCCCCGGCTGGTGGCGATCGGGGCCGAACTGGCGCTCGGCGCACCGCCGGAGCTCTGCTGGACCCGGCTGGGCGAGCGACATCCGGCGCTCGCACCACTGGGGCGCTGCCTGATTCGGACGAGCGTCGGCGGAGCCCCCGCCGCCGGGCTGCTGATCGGGCTGGCCCAGGAGCAGCGCGCGGCGGCCGCCCGCGCGGCCCACGCCAGGGTCCGCAGAGCCGCCGTACTCGCCACCGCGCCGCTGGGGCTCTGCTTCCTCCCGGCCTTCGTACTGATCGGCGTGGTGCCGGTCGTGGTCGGCCTCACCAGCGGCTTCGCGCGGGCGATGTGA
- a CDS encoding DUF4244 domain-containing protein — translation MTAVIAIRPGAGRPLRRLLGAWRRRSRWAALRLSGLARGRGRSDAGMTTAEYAIGTLGACALAAVLYKVVTSDAITGALTETLQRALHAG, via the coding sequence ATGACCGCAGTGATCGCGATCAGGCCCGGTGCCGGGCGCCCGCTCCGGCGGCTGCTGGGGGCGTGGCGGCGGAGGAGCCGCTGGGCGGCCCTCCGGTTGAGCGGGCTGGCCCGGGGCCGGGGCCGGTCGGACGCCGGGATGACCACGGCCGAGTACGCCATCGGGACCTTGGGCGCGTGCGCCCTCGCGGCCGTGCTCTACAAGGTGGTGACCAGCGACGCCATCACGGGAGCGCTGACCGAGACGCTCCAACGGGCACTCCATGCCGGGTGA
- a CDS encoding TadE family type IV pilus minor pilin: MPGDRAVRGVGRSSPWRPGRRGDGGFVTAETAVVLPALVLLAGMLIWGVLAAAAQIRCVDAARIGARAAARGEADAAELARAAAPAGARVRVVPAADTVRVDVDAPCAGPGRVGRLLTVRVGAGAVAAREDVLVGVTEGGGGGWPT, translated from the coding sequence ATGCCGGGTGATCGGGCGGTGCGTGGGGTCGGCCGGTCGTCGCCGTGGCGGCCTGGCCGGCGGGGCGACGGGGGCTTCGTCACCGCGGAGACGGCGGTGGTCCTGCCGGCACTCGTGCTGCTCGCGGGGATGCTGATCTGGGGCGTGCTCGCGGCGGCCGCGCAGATCCGCTGCGTGGACGCGGCCCGGATCGGGGCCAGGGCCGCCGCCCGCGGGGAGGCGGACGCCGCCGAACTCGCCCGCGCGGCGGCCCCGGCGGGCGCCCGGGTCCGGGTGGTGCCGGCGGCCGACACCGTGCGGGTGGACGTGGACGCGCCCTGCGCGGGGCCGGGAAGGGTCGGCCGGCTGTTGACGGTGCGGGTCGGCGCAGGGGCCGTGGCGGCCCGGGAGGACGTGCTGGTGGGAGTCACGGAAGGAGGCGGTGGCGGATGGCCGACCTGA
- a CDS encoding Rv3654c family TadE-like protein, translated as MADLTGPRTAAQWVARACAVRTARARAAAAGGRGPDTGSATVWLLALAVLGTAVFAGTIAVGSVVAARHRAESAADLAALAAADRLLLDEDGGCARAAGIAAAQGASLVSCAVDQSADAVEVVAEVRVGGLPARLSVGPARARARAGPVRAPVTAAEDGLGGAPSSAAAAS; from the coding sequence ATGGCCGACCTGACCGGGCCGAGGACGGCCGCGCAGTGGGTGGCCCGGGCCTGTGCGGTCCGTACGGCCCGTGCGCGGGCGGCCGCGGCGGGCGGTCGGGGGCCGGACACCGGCTCGGCGACGGTCTGGCTGCTCGCCCTGGCGGTGCTGGGCACGGCGGTGTTCGCCGGGACGATCGCGGTCGGCTCGGTGGTCGCGGCCCGGCACCGGGCCGAGTCGGCGGCCGACCTCGCGGCGCTGGCCGCGGCGGACCGGCTGCTGCTGGACGAGGACGGCGGCTGCGCCCGGGCTGCCGGGATCGCCGCCGCCCAGGGCGCGAGCCTGGTGTCCTGCGCGGTGGACCAGTCGGCGGACGCCGTCGAAGTGGTGGCCGAGGTGAGGGTCGGCGGGCTCCCGGCGCGGCTGTCGGTCGGCCCGGCGCGGGCGAGGGCCCGGGCCGGACCGGTCCGGGCTCCGGTCACCGCCGCCGAGGACGGCCTCGGCGGGGCTCCGAGCAGTGCGGCGGCGGCCTCATGA
- a CDS encoding DEAD/DEAH box helicase: MPPRHSPPEALLTTLATGRGRSDRLTHTEHLPARPARYAPWPESIRPEIVASALAVGVEQPWAHQAEAMNLAKSGQTVVIATGTASGKSLGYLAPVLSDLLDGTEARNGRGATALYLAPTKALAADQRRRAAELAPPRVRAALYDGDTPPEEREWVRQYASYVLTNPDMLHRGILPGHARWASFLKALRYVVVDECHSYRGVFGSHVAQVLRRLRRICARYGSSPAFLLASATTADPAATARRLTGLPAVAVTEDASPRGPMVFGLWEPPLTENVGEHGAPVRRTATAEAAHLLTDLVERETRTVVFVRSRRAAELVALQTQDQLPRPLADRVAAYRGGYLADERRALERALHTGRLLGLASTSALELGVDISGLDAVLMAGYPGTRASLWQQAGRAGREAQGALAVLIARDDPLDTYLVHHPEALFAAPVEATVLDPDNPHVLAPHLCAAAAELPLTDADLDLFGPSTAPLLPVLERRGLLRRRSDGSWYWTRRERAADAVDLRGSGGSPVQIVEADTGRLLGTVDAAASHTAVHTGAVHLHQGRTYLVRELDLENSVALVQPADPPYTTAARDITSVSVLGTDTTVEWGEGRLSFGSVEVVNQVVGYLRKRISTGEIMGETKLDLPPRTLRTRAVWWTVTEDQLFDADIPLDQLPGAAHAAEHASIGLLPLFATCDRWDIGGVSVPLHPDTGLPTVFVYDGHPGGAGFAERGFQRAVEWLTATRSAIASCECERGCPSCVQSPKCGNGNDPLDKAAAVRILDVLLAGAPGASVEEAGAAEPPAGGAQTGDVPRDS; the protein is encoded by the coding sequence ATGCCGCCCCGACACAGCCCGCCCGAGGCACTGCTCACGACCCTGGCCACCGGCCGGGGGCGGTCCGACCGGCTCACCCATACGGAGCACCTTCCCGCCCGACCTGCGCGTTATGCGCCGTGGCCCGAGTCGATCCGCCCGGAGATCGTGGCCTCGGCGCTCGCCGTCGGGGTGGAGCAGCCCTGGGCGCACCAGGCGGAAGCGATGAACCTGGCCAAAAGCGGTCAGACTGTGGTGATCGCCACAGGCACCGCCTCGGGCAAGTCGCTGGGTTACCTGGCCCCGGTGCTCAGCGACCTGCTGGACGGCACCGAGGCCCGCAACGGCCGCGGAGCCACCGCGCTCTACCTGGCACCGACCAAGGCGCTCGCCGCCGACCAGCGCCGCCGGGCCGCCGAACTCGCCCCGCCGAGGGTCCGGGCCGCCCTGTACGACGGCGACACCCCGCCCGAGGAGCGCGAGTGGGTCCGCCAGTACGCCTCCTACGTGCTCACCAACCCGGACATGCTGCACCGGGGCATCCTGCCCGGCCATGCCCGCTGGGCCTCCTTCCTCAAGGCACTGCGCTACGTGGTCGTCGACGAGTGCCACAGCTACCGGGGCGTGTTCGGCTCGCACGTCGCCCAGGTGCTGCGCCGACTGCGCCGCATTTGCGCCCGTTACGGTTCGTCACCCGCCTTCCTGCTGGCCTCCGCCACCACCGCCGACCCGGCCGCCACCGCCCGGCGTCTCACCGGCCTGCCCGCCGTGGCCGTCACCGAGGACGCCTCGCCGCGCGGGCCGATGGTCTTCGGCCTCTGGGAGCCCCCGCTGACCGAGAACGTCGGCGAGCACGGCGCACCCGTCCGCCGCACCGCCACCGCCGAGGCGGCCCACCTGCTCACCGACCTCGTCGAGCGGGAAACCCGCACCGTGGTGTTCGTCCGCTCCCGGCGGGCAGCCGAACTCGTCGCCCTGCAGACCCAGGACCAGCTCCCCCGGCCGCTCGCCGACCGGGTGGCCGCCTACCGCGGCGGCTACCTGGCCGACGAACGCCGGGCCCTGGAACGCGCCCTGCACACCGGCCGACTGCTCGGCCTCGCCTCCACCTCCGCTCTCGAACTCGGCGTCGACATCTCCGGCCTCGACGCCGTCCTGATGGCCGGCTACCCCGGCACCCGGGCCTCGCTCTGGCAACAGGCGGGCCGGGCGGGCCGCGAGGCCCAGGGCGCGCTGGCCGTCCTGATCGCCCGGGACGACCCGCTGGACACCTACCTGGTGCACCACCCGGAAGCGCTGTTCGCGGCGCCCGTCGAGGCCACCGTGCTCGACCCCGACAACCCGCACGTGCTCGCCCCGCACCTGTGCGCGGCCGCCGCCGAACTCCCGCTCACCGACGCCGACCTGGACCTGTTCGGGCCCTCCACCGCACCGCTGCTGCCCGTCCTGGAACGGCGCGGCCTGCTGCGCCGGCGCAGCGACGGATCCTGGTACTGGACCCGCCGGGAGCGCGCGGCCGACGCTGTGGACCTGCGCGGCAGCGGCGGCAGCCCGGTGCAGATCGTCGAGGCCGACACCGGTCGACTGCTCGGCACGGTGGACGCCGCCGCCTCGCACACCGCTGTCCACACCGGGGCCGTCCACCTCCACCAGGGCCGCACCTACCTGGTCCGGGAGCTCGACCTGGAGAACTCCGTCGCCCTGGTGCAACCGGCCGACCCGCCGTACACCACGGCCGCCCGCGACATCACCTCCGTCTCCGTCCTCGGCACCGACACCACCGTGGAATGGGGCGAGGGCCGGCTCAGCTTCGGTTCGGTGGAGGTGGTCAACCAGGTGGTCGGCTACCTCCGGAAGCGGATCTCCACCGGGGAGATCATGGGCGAGACCAAGCTGGACCTGCCGCCCCGGACGCTGCGCACCCGTGCGGTCTGGTGGACCGTCACCGAGGACCAACTGTTCGACGCGGACATCCCGCTCGACCAGCTCCCCGGCGCCGCACACGCCGCCGAGCACGCCTCGATCGGCCTGCTGCCGCTGTTCGCCACCTGCGACCGGTGGGACATCGGCGGTGTCTCCGTCCCGCTGCACCCGGACACCGGGCTGCCGACCGTGTTCGTCTACGACGGCCACCCGGGCGGGGCCGGCTTCGCCGAACGCGGCTTCCAGCGGGCGGTCGAGTGGCTGACGGCCACCCGCTCAGCGATCGCCTCCTGCGAGTGCGAGCGCGGCTGCCCGTCCTGCGTCCAATCGCCCAAGTGCGGCAACGGAAACGACCCGCTGGACAAGGCGGCCGCCGTCCGGATCCTCGACGTCCTGCTGGCCGGGGCGCCCGGCGCCTCGGTGGAGGAGGCCGGGGCGGCCGAGCCCCCGGCCGGCGGAGCGCAGACCGGCGACGTGCCACGCGATTCATGA
- the bldG gene encoding anti-sigma factor antagonist BldG has protein sequence MDLSLSTRSVGDRTVVEVGGEIDVYTAPKLREQLVELVNDGKYHLVVDMEGVDFLDSTGLGVLVGGLKRVRAHEGSLRLVCNQERILKIFRITGLTKVFPIHTSVDDAVNATD, from the coding sequence GTGGACCTGTCCCTGTCGACCCGTTCAGTCGGCGATCGCACGGTCGTCGAGGTTGGCGGCGAGATCGATGTGTACACCGCCCCGAAGCTGCGGGAGCAGCTGGTCGAGCTCGTCAACGACGGCAAGTACCACCTCGTCGTCGACATGGAAGGCGTCGACTTCCTCGACTCGACCGGCCTGGGTGTGCTGGTGGGCGGTCTGAAGCGGGTGCGCGCCCACGAGGGCTCGCTGCGCCTCGTCTGCAACCAGGAGCGCATCCTGAAGATCTTCCGCATCACCGGACTGACCAAGGTCTTCCCGATCCACACCTCGGTGGACGACGCGGTCAACGCGACCGACTGA
- a CDS encoding ATP-binding protein, whose translation MATVELRFSALPEHVRTARLVAAAVARRAGVDESVLDEVRLAVGEACSRAVGLHQRGGIGGTVRVALTDQEKRFFIEVEDEAGPATVPSSGAAEGGDPDEDTLGLAVITGLVEDLEVTNGTDGGVIRMSWPVSVASVAV comes from the coding sequence ATGGCAACCGTCGAACTTCGATTCAGCGCGCTTCCCGAGCACGTGCGGACGGCCCGGTTGGTCGCCGCGGCCGTCGCCAGACGGGCCGGGGTCGACGAGTCGGTGCTCGACGAGGTACGGCTCGCGGTCGGTGAGGCGTGCTCCCGAGCGGTCGGCCTGCACCAGCGTGGCGGCATCGGCGGCACGGTGAGGGTCGCGCTGACCGACCAGGAGAAGCGTTTCTTCATCGAGGTCGAGGACGAGGCCGGCCCCGCCACCGTCCCGTCCTCCGGGGCCGCCGAGGGCGGCGACCCGGACGAGGACACCCTGGGCCTCGCCGTGATCACTGGTCTGGTCGAGGACCTGGAGGTCACCAACGGCACGGACGGTGGCGTGATCCGGATGAGCTGGCCGGTTTCGGTCGCCTCCGTGGCGGTCTGA
- a CDS encoding cyclophilin-like fold protein: MRIRILWPAGQATATLAATPTTEALWAELPIDSSASTWGEEVYFGTPLSVPREDGARQVVEPGTVAFWTDGDSLALPYGPTPVSRAGECRLASPCNVLGALDGDAGVLRTVRPGDPIRVERA, from the coding sequence ATGCGGATACGCATCCTGTGGCCGGCCGGGCAGGCGACCGCCACGCTGGCGGCCACCCCCACCACCGAAGCGCTCTGGGCCGAGCTGCCGATCGACTCGTCGGCGAGCACCTGGGGCGAGGAGGTCTACTTCGGTACGCCCCTGAGTGTGCCGCGCGAGGACGGTGCCCGACAGGTCGTGGAGCCCGGCACGGTCGCCTTCTGGACCGACGGGGACAGCCTCGCGCTGCCGTACGGGCCGACCCCGGTCTCGCGGGCCGGTGAGTGCCGGCTGGCCAGCCCCTGCAACGTCCTCGGCGCCCTGGACGGGGACGCCGGGGTGCTGCGCACCGTACGGCCGGGCGACCCGATCCGGGTCGAGCGGGCCTGA
- a CDS encoding DUF7059 domain-containing protein: MISSPVLDPTRLAKLREALLAASFTADGCLDLLGPAGYSALARSEAVPALRATRGGSPLETLVRLFLLQQPVPYQAAAAALPVEDCLADGWLRPDGDLVRATVDVRPYANEVAGLPSSDAWVVSDLGCAVGGAGGIGSGETAHGVARKDLVLGVGGASTTLANITVRRPVRSALDLGSGSGVQALHAARHSGTVTATDLNPRALRFTELTLALSGFDNTEMSAGSLFEPVGERKFDLIVSNPPFVISPGGRFTYRDGGMAGDDLCRSLVRSAADHLEPGGYCQLLANWQHVKGEDWHERLAGWVAGTGLDAWVVQREVQDVAQYAELWLRDGGDHRGPGGDYQARYGEWLDAFEAGRVEGIGMGWITLRASGAERPTVRVEEWPHPVEQPLGPHIEAWFDRQDFLRSHDDAALLAARYVLADEVVQEQVGAPGAEDPEHVILRHNRGMRRATKVDTVGAGFVGVCDGTLSAGEIVDAIAQLLGEDRVVLRDRVPESLRLLTEQGFIDPVR; the protein is encoded by the coding sequence GTGATCAGTAGCCCCGTTCTCGACCCGACCCGCCTCGCCAAACTGCGCGAGGCGCTGCTCGCCGCCTCGTTCACCGCCGACGGGTGCCTCGACCTGCTCGGGCCCGCCGGCTACTCGGCCCTGGCCCGCAGCGAGGCGGTCCCGGCGCTGCGTGCGACCCGCGGCGGCAGTCCGCTGGAGACGCTGGTGCGGCTGTTCCTGCTCCAGCAGCCGGTGCCGTACCAGGCGGCCGCCGCCGCGCTGCCGGTGGAGGACTGCCTGGCGGACGGCTGGCTGCGCCCGGACGGGGACCTGGTGCGCGCCACCGTCGACGTCCGGCCGTACGCCAACGAGGTTGCCGGGCTGCCGAGTTCGGATGCCTGGGTGGTCTCCGACCTGGGCTGCGCGGTGGGTGGCGCGGGCGGTATCGGCTCCGGTGAGACCGCGCACGGGGTGGCCCGCAAGGACCTGGTGCTGGGCGTCGGCGGTGCCTCCACCACGCTCGCCAACATCACCGTGCGCCGCCCCGTCCGGTCCGCGCTGGACCTCGGCTCGGGCTCCGGTGTGCAGGCGCTGCACGCGGCCCGACACTCCGGCACCGTCACCGCCACCGACCTGAACCCGCGCGCCCTGCGCTTCACCGAGCTGACCCTGGCGCTGTCCGGGTTCGACAACACCGAGATGTCCGCCGGGAGCCTCTTCGAGCCGGTCGGGGAGCGGAAGTTCGACCTGATCGTCTCCAACCCGCCGTTCGTCATCTCGCCCGGTGGCCGGTTCACCTACCGCGACGGCGGCATGGCCGGCGACGACCTGTGCCGCAGCCTGGTCCGCTCGGCCGCCGACCACCTGGAGCCCGGCGGCTACTGCCAGCTGCTCGCCAACTGGCAGCACGTCAAGGGCGAGGACTGGCACGAGCGGCTGGCCGGCTGGGTCGCGGGGACCGGGCTGGACGCCTGGGTCGTCCAGCGCGAGGTCCAGGACGTGGCCCAGTACGCCGAGTTGTGGCTGCGCGACGGCGGCGACCACCGCGGTCCGGGCGGTGACTACCAGGCCCGGTACGGCGAGTGGCTGGACGCCTTCGAGGCGGGCCGGGTCGAGGGCATCGGCATGGGGTGGATCACCCTGCGGGCGAGCGGCGCCGAGCGCCCGACCGTCCGGGTCGAGGAGTGGCCGCACCCGGTGGAGCAGCCGCTCGGCCCGCACATCGAGGCCTGGTTCGACCGGCAGGACTTCCTCCGCTCGCACGACGACGCCGCCCTGCTCGCGGCCCGCTACGTGCTGGCCGACGAGGTGGTCCAGGAGCAGGTCGGCGCGCCGGGGGCGGAGGACCCGGAGCACGTGATCCTGCGTCACAACCGCGGCATGCGGCGGGCCACCAAGGTGGACACGGTGGGCGCGGGCTTCGTCGGGGTCTGCGACGGGACGCTGTCGGCGGGCGAGATCGTGGACGCCATCGCGCAGCTGCTCGGCGAGGACCGGGTGGTGCTGCGGGACCGGGTGCCGGAGTCGCTGCGGCTGCTGACCGAGCAGGGGTTCATCGACCCGGTCCGCTGA
- a CDS encoding DUF3592 domain-containing protein: MDTTTATVGGLVLALFGGVLLLWCAAEVRLRRRVRRRGVAAVATVVAEDDVHGRLDSAPLLSFSVPPSVGGSGGSGSSGGCRIAGLVRTRPRGHTPLRRPDRFAPGSSVRICYDPERPSRVVLAAGEVGRAAATDLLWSALGVAFLVAGAGLLAAVGG; encoded by the coding sequence GTGGACACGACGACGGCGACGGTGGGCGGGCTGGTGCTCGCCCTCTTCGGTGGCGTACTGCTGCTCTGGTGCGCCGCCGAAGTGCGCCTTCGCCGTCGGGTGCGCCGCCGGGGCGTCGCAGCGGTGGCCACGGTGGTCGCCGAGGACGACGTGCACGGCCGACTGGACAGTGCACCGCTGCTCTCCTTCTCCGTGCCGCCCTCGGTCGGCGGCTCCGGCGGGTCCGGCAGCTCCGGCGGGTGCCGGATTGCGGGGCTCGTGCGCACCCGGCCGCGCGGGCACACCCCGCTGCGCCGCCCGGACCGCTTCGCCCCCGGGTCCTCGGTGCGGATCTGCTACGACCCGGAGCGTCCGAGTCGCGTGGTGCTGGCGGCCGGGGAGGTCGGCCGGGCGGCCGCCACCGATCTGCTGTGGAGCGCGCTGGGGGTGGCGTTCCTGGTGGCGGGCGCCGGGCTGCTGGCCGCGGTCGGCGGCTGA